The Nitrospirota bacterium genome window below encodes:
- a CDS encoding DUF3800 domain-containing protein: MSLYILYLDESGNPDAPADRTFVLAGVAVFERQVYSVGQALDRIQDHYFPNSPPIEFHATSIRSGDGFWRGVDKETRGRIMREIGVNLREAHQTGLVLFGAVVEKTSRIHGEEAVLLATEQICKRFDTFLKRRENDNHDPQRGLVVFAEGRFHQRARLWVRDFKKLGTQWGVLTKLCDIPYFASTRETRLLQVADYVAHATYLNYEKRYAEYFDVISSRFDSKDGVVHGLVHYLRDPGAARDCSGPACRRSMTR, from the coding sequence ATCAGCCTGTATATCCTCTATCTTGATGAATCCGGAAACCCGGATGCCCCCGCTGACCGGACCTTCGTGCTTGCGGGCGTGGCCGTATTCGAGAGGCAGGTCTACTCGGTTGGCCAGGCACTGGATAGAATTCAGGACCACTACTTCCCCAACTCCCCTCCTATCGAGTTCCACGCAACGAGCATCCGCTCCGGCGACGGATTCTGGCGTGGCGTGGACAAGGAGACCCGCGGTCGAATCATGAGGGAGATCGGAGTGAATCTCCGGGAAGCCCACCAGACGGGTCTGGTCCTTTTCGGGGCCGTTGTGGAGAAAACGTCGCGCATTCACGGCGAGGAGGCTGTTCTGCTCGCGACCGAACAGATATGCAAGAGGTTTGACACCTTCCTCAAGAGGCGTGAGAATGATAACCACGATCCACAGAGAGGCTTGGTGGTTTTCGCGGAGGGTCGATTTCACCAGCGAGCCAGGCTTTGGGTGCGCGACTTCAAGAAGCTTGGGACACAGTGGGGTGTACTGACGAAACTTTGCGATATTCCATATTTTGCCTCGACGCGGGAAACACGCCTGCTGCAAGTCGCCGACTACGTCGCCCATGCGACCTACCTCAATTACGAGAAACGCTACGCCGAATATTTCGATGTGATCTCCAGTCGATTTGACTCGAAAGATGGCGTTGTCCACGGCTTGGTCCACTACCTGCGGGATCCGGGGGCGGCTCGTGACTGTTCAGGCCCGGCCTGCCGCAGGAGCATGACCCGATAG